The following coding sequences lie in one Deltaproteobacteria bacterium genomic window:
- the secD gene encoding protein translocase subunit SecD gives MGSTWRYKTYFILFLVAFSGFYLVPTFLNFKAQREDLQKQKLDIPWYHKVFPADQINLGLDLQGGIYLELEVLFEDAIHNQVDLTVSALERFLEEKEVKGVKVTRVAKSDTIEMEFSDEASRSLVEGFFLKNYSEGYHKITKTPESVPETAPSAGLQVFYKMTDAQRVNLKDQTLNQAIETIRNRVDRYGVSEPAISRVGDNRVAVELPGETDPVRALSVIMQAGKLEFRLVDETPLKEDLATSVAKARAENKLLDDYSRETVEQINDALKGKIPEGTEVLFQLERDPKDKKITGGKPFLVKNKADVTGDMLKSAQVDIYQNKPVVSFTLKATGKKLFGELTEKNVGKNLAIILDGNVMSAPNIEEAIYGGSGQIKLGSGNYDQLLREAQDLVVVLREGALPASLKEATKTIIGPSLGKSSIQKGISAMLIAGAIVIIFMIFYYKLSGVVADLALGFNVLFILTLLAIFGATLTMPGLAGIILTMGMAVDANIIIFERIKEELAEGKKVVAAVEAGFSNAMSAIVDSNLTTFFIGIVLYQYGTGAVRGFAVTLMIGIATTMLTAIMVSRLMMEYLARKAKNQNVLSI, from the coding sequence ATGGGAAGCACCTGGCGTTATAAAACTTATTTTATCCTCTTTTTAGTGGCTTTTTCGGGTTTCTATTTAGTACCCACCTTTTTAAACTTTAAAGCCCAACGCGAAGACTTGCAAAAGCAAAAACTTGATATTCCCTGGTATCATAAAGTTTTTCCTGCTGATCAAATTAATTTGGGTCTCGATTTGCAAGGTGGTATTTATTTAGAGTTAGAGGTTTTGTTTGAAGACGCCATCCATAATCAAGTGGATCTTACGGTTTCAGCCTTAGAGCGTTTTTTAGAAGAAAAAGAGGTCAAAGGAGTTAAAGTAACTAGGGTTGCTAAATCCGATACGATTGAAATGGAATTCTCTGACGAGGCCAGTCGCAGTTTAGTCGAAGGGTTCTTTTTAAAAAACTATTCAGAAGGTTATCACAAAATCACCAAAACCCCTGAATCGGTCCCTGAAACAGCGCCCAGTGCTGGTCTGCAGGTCTTTTATAAAATGACCGATGCCCAGCGAGTGAATCTAAAAGATCAAACCCTCAATCAGGCGATTGAAACCATTCGCAACCGGGTCGATCGTTACGGAGTTTCAGAGCCCGCTATTTCTCGGGTGGGGGACAATCGTGTGGCCGTTGAATTGCCTGGCGAGACCGATCCTGTGCGCGCACTCAGCGTTATTATGCAGGCCGGCAAATTAGAATTTCGCTTGGTTGATGAAACCCCATTAAAAGAAGACCTAGCCACATCCGTAGCCAAAGCTAGGGCCGAAAATAAATTGCTCGATGATTATTCCCGAGAAACGGTTGAGCAAATCAACGATGCCCTTAAAGGTAAAATCCCCGAAGGCACCGAAGTTCTTTTTCAATTAGAGCGTGATCCCAAAGATAAAAAAATCACCGGCGGCAAACCCTTTTTGGTCAAAAATAAAGCCGATGTAACCGGTGACATGCTCAAGAGTGCGCAGGTAGATATTTATCAAAATAAACCAGTAGTGAGTTTCACTCTCAAGGCAACGGGCAAAAAATTATTTGGCGAACTGACTGAAAAAAATGTGGGTAAAAATTTAGCCATCATCTTAGATGGCAACGTGATGTCGGCCCCTAACATTGAAGAAGCAATCTATGGCGGTAGTGGCCAAATTAAATTGGGTTCAGGGAATTACGATCAATTATTACGCGAAGCTCAAGATTTGGTGGTGGTATTGCGAGAGGGCGCCTTGCCTGCTTCTCTCAAAGAAGCGACTAAAACGATCATTGGGCCATCGCTCGGCAAGAGTTCTATTCAAAAAGGGATTTCAGCAATGCTGATTGCCGGGGCCATCGTTATTATCTTTATGATTTTTTATTATAAGTTGTCAGGCGTCGTGGCCGATCTTGCTTTAGGGTTTAATGTGCTTTTCATTCTAACTTTGTTGGCTATTTTTGGGGCGACCCTTACCATGCCTGGGTTAGCAGGGATTATTCTTACGATGGGTATGGCGGTTGATGCGAATATTATTATTTTTGAACGTATCAAAGAAGAACTGGCTGAAGGCAAAAAAGTGGTTGCAGCAGTCGAGGCCGGGTTTAGCAATGCCATGAGTGCCATTGTTGATTCTAACTTAACTACCTTTTTTATAGGCATTGTACTTTATCAATATGGAACGGGCGCTGTGCGTGGGTTTGCAGTTACTTTAATGATTGGGATTGCGACCACCATGCTAACCGCCATTATGGTGAGCCGCTTGATGATGGAATATTTGGCCAGAAAAGCTAAAAATCAGAATGTGTTGAGTATTTAA
- the secF gene encoding protein translocase subunit SecF, whose amino-acid sequence MKIKTPHIRFLELKWPFIAVSVLLIAMTGYLYFTKGLNYGIDFKGGLTMLFQFSNQESVTERKIDEVLRKAGKTNIVVQRFGKSEENTFVLRTEVENIDSNKLVEEVQNAFKQDLTLGTPTLLKNDFVGPKAGKELKRKGQFAMLIAWVVILLYIGFRFDFYFAPGAIVALIHDVLITVGVFAITGREVNLTVVSALLTIIGYSINDTIVIYDRIRENIAKHKTMTLEKVIDLSLNETLSRTLVTALTVFFVVLVLFLRADGDIQDFALAMVVGTIVGSYSSLFIAAPIYLWCKKVFKKKAA is encoded by the coding sequence ATGAAAATCAAAACACCTCATATTCGTTTTCTTGAATTGAAATGGCCATTCATAGCGGTTTCGGTTTTACTCATTGCCATGACGGGCTATCTTTATTTTACCAAGGGTCTTAATTACGGGATTGATTTTAAGGGCGGCTTGACCATGCTGTTTCAATTTTCCAATCAAGAATCGGTTACTGAACGTAAAATCGATGAGGTGTTACGTAAAGCCGGTAAAACTAACATTGTGGTGCAGCGGTTTGGCAAATCGGAAGAAAACACCTTTGTGTTACGAACCGAAGTTGAAAACATCGATTCCAATAAATTAGTCGAAGAAGTCCAAAACGCCTTCAAACAAGATCTCACTTTAGGTACCCCCACCCTACTTAAGAACGATTTTGTAGGCCCTAAGGCGGGTAAAGAATTAAAACGCAAAGGCCAATTTGCCATGTTGATTGCCTGGGTGGTGATCCTTTTATACATTGGGTTTCGATTTGATTTTTATTTTGCACCGGGCGCGATTGTGGCGTTGATTCATGACGTATTAATTACCGTGGGTGTCTTTGCCATAACCGGGCGGGAGGTCAACCTTACAGTGGTTTCGGCCTTGCTCACCATTATTGGTTATTCGATCAACGATACCATCGTGATTTACGACCGTATCCGCGAAAATATTGCAAAACATAAAACCATGACTTTAGAAAAAGTTATTGATTTAAGTTTGAATGAAACGCTTTCTCGTACCCTAGTTACGGCCTTAACCGTGTTTTTTGTTGTGTTGGTATTATTTTTGCGCGCCGATGGCGACATCCAAGATTTTGCTTTGGCCATGGTGGTAGGAACCATTGTCGGCTCTTATTCTTCTCTCTTTATTGCTGCCCCCATTTATCTCTGGTGCAAAAAAGTTTTTAAGAAAAAAGCTGCTTAA
- a CDS encoding phosphotransferase, producing the protein MQPISTAEFNQLTKLQSKSIQVKKLFGEASYREYYRLTTHDGQAYILMQIPAGKWSVSEEITHSNPPPTELPFLNIQRFLQQNELPVPQVLGVDQAKGWIVLQDLGDQSLESLIQNAAPEMIFFFYKQAIDLLVRLQKTSATPNADCQAFSRRFDFKLLFWEFEHFLEYGIEDRLQIKINPEDRKAMQTWGEKLCHEIEALPYGFTHRDFQSRNLMLHGYEFYLIDFQDALQGPIVYDLVALLRDSYVDLSIAMLEQLLQTYQLACEKSGLATLEDKIFKRNFYLVTLQRKLKDAGRFQFIKTMKGNDKFLKHVPTSLKYVKDAFGHLPEYEPLWKLIGKYLVEIVN; encoded by the coding sequence ATGCAGCCCATATCAACTGCTGAATTTAATCAGCTCACCAAACTTCAATCTAAATCCATCCAAGTAAAAAAACTTTTTGGCGAAGCCAGTTACCGAGAATATTATCGCCTCACCACCCATGACGGCCAGGCCTATATTCTCATGCAAATCCCCGCCGGGAAATGGAGCGTATCGGAAGAAATTACTCATTCCAACCCTCCCCCTACCGAACTACCTTTTTTAAACATTCAGCGTTTTTTGCAACAAAATGAATTGCCGGTTCCACAAGTGTTGGGGGTTGACCAAGCAAAAGGTTGGATTGTGTTACAAGATTTAGGCGACCAGTCCTTAGAGTCTTTGATCCAAAATGCGGCCCCCGAGATGATTTTTTTCTTCTACAAACAGGCGATCGATTTGTTGGTTCGCCTACAAAAAACGTCTGCAACGCCTAACGCTGATTGTCAGGCCTTTTCCCGCCGCTTTGATTTCAAATTATTATTTTGGGAATTCGAACATTTTTTAGAATATGGCATTGAAGATCGATTACAAATCAAAATAAACCCCGAAGATCGCAAAGCCATGCAAACTTGGGGTGAAAAATTATGCCATGAAATCGAAGCCCTGCCTTATGGTTTTACTCATCGAGACTTTCAAAGCCGCAATCTGATGCTGCATGGCTACGAATTTTATCTGATTGATTTTCAAGATGCTTTGCAAGGCCCAATCGTTTACGATTTGGTCGCCTTGTTGAGGGATTCTTATGTCGACTTAAGCATTGCCATGCTTGAACAACTTTTACAAACTTATCAATTGGCTTGCGAAAAGTCTGGGTTGGCAACGCTAGAAGATAAAATATTCAAAAGAAATTTTTATTTGGTCACTTTACAGCGCAAACTCAAAGATGCGGGCCGTTTTCAATTTATTAAAACCATGAAGGGTAATGACAAATTTTTAAAGCATGTGCCAACGTCGTTGAAATATGTAAAAGACGCCTTTGGCCATTTGCCGGAGTATGAACCGTTGTGGAAATTGATTGGGAAATATTTAGTAGAAATCGTTAATTAA
- the yajC gene encoding preprotein translocase subunit YajC — protein sequence MKKNLLFSISAFVGATFLSPLVGAQAQAQNGQGGIASQFSVFFPLIAVFVIFYFLLIRPQKKQQQQRKTTLAGLKKGDSVVTTGGFHGKISAINGDVLTVELADNVRVKMDREGVMGLKKEESNSK from the coding sequence ATGAAAAAGAATCTTTTATTTTCAATCAGTGCTTTTGTCGGGGCTACTTTTTTAAGCCCCTTGGTTGGGGCTCAAGCCCAGGCTCAAAACGGTCAAGGGGGAATCGCTAGCCAATTCTCGGTTTTTTTCCCCCTCATTGCAGTGTTTGTGATTTTTTATTTTTTATTGATTCGACCCCAAAAAAAACAGCAACAACAACGCAAAACAACTCTGGCGGGCTTGAAAAAAGGTGATAGCGTGGTGACCACGGGTGGCTTTCATGGGAAAATTTCGGCTATTAATGGTGATGTTTTAACCGTGGAATTGGCTGATAACGTTCGAGTTAAGATGGACCGCGAAGGAGTCATGGGTCTTAAAAAAGAGGAATCTAATTCAAAGTAA
- the tgt gene encoding tRNA guanosine(34) transglycosylase Tgt: MVKRFELHHQDEKTRARAGVYHTAHGSFETPAFMPVGTVAAVKALTPHQVKDLGAQIILSNTYHLYMRPGHKLIERLGGLHHYMGWEGPILTDSGGFQVFSLARLAKVSHDGVSFQSHLDGSKHLLTPELVIEIQESLGSDIMMPLDECLPYPMTEEQVQASVEITLAWEKRCLKAKKSQNNSLFAIIQGGMYKNWRQQCAQELLLMEGGDAFDGYAIGGVSVGEPMELAYEITDRMTEVLPKPKPRYLMGVGMPVDIITAIGLGIDMFDCVIPTRNARNGMLFTEHGPINIRNSQYHEDPKPISESCTCYTCQHFSKAYLRHISLSKEILSPVLNSIHNLHYYLSLLSDARQAIRENRFALFQQRFLSQQTLGSDRE, from the coding sequence ATGGTCAAGAGATTTGAACTTCATCACCAAGATGAAAAAACCCGTGCTCGTGCAGGGGTTTATCACACCGCTCACGGTAGTTTTGAAACCCCAGCCTTTATGCCCGTGGGGACCGTGGCGGCCGTTAAGGCCTTGACCCCCCATCAAGTCAAAGACTTAGGGGCCCAAATTATTTTAAGTAACACCTATCATCTATATATGCGCCCCGGGCATAAACTGATTGAACGCCTAGGTGGATTGCACCATTACATGGGGTGGGAAGGGCCTATTTTAACCGATAGTGGTGGGTTTCAGGTCTTTTCGTTGGCTCGCTTGGCCAAGGTAAGCCATGACGGAGTTAGCTTTCAATCTCACTTAGATGGCAGCAAGCATCTGCTAACCCCTGAATTAGTCATCGAAATTCAAGAATCTCTCGGTTCTGACATCATGATGCCCCTAGACGAATGCCTCCCATACCCTATGACGGAGGAACAGGTTCAAGCCTCCGTTGAAATCACCTTAGCTTGGGAAAAACGCTGCCTTAAGGCCAAGAAGAGCCAAAATAATTCACTATTTGCCATAATCCAAGGCGGTATGTACAAAAATTGGCGTCAACAATGTGCCCAAGAATTATTATTGATGGAGGGCGGCGATGCCTTTGATGGTTATGCCATAGGTGGGGTTTCGGTGGGTGAACCTATGGAGCTAGCTTATGAGATTACGGATCGTATGACGGAGGTGCTTCCCAAACCCAAACCCCGTTATTTGATGGGGGTGGGCATGCCGGTCGACATCATCACGGCCATTGGCCTAGGCATTGATATGTTTGATTGTGTGATCCCCACCCGCAATGCCCGCAATGGCATGCTTTTCACCGAACATGGCCCGATTAATATTCGCAATAGCCAATACCATGAAGACCCTAAACCCATTAGCGAATCTTGCACCTGCTACACGTGCCAGCATTTTTCAAAGGCCTACCTCCGTCATATCAGTTTGAGTAAAGAAATCCTCTCACCGGTGCTTAATTCAATTCATAATTTACATTACTACTTAAGTCTGTTAAGCGATGCACGCCAGGCAATTCGAGAAAATCGCTTTGCTTTGTTCCAACAACGGTTTTTGAGTCAGCAAACATTAGGGTCTGACCGGGAATAA
- a CDS encoding NDP-sugar synthase, with product MMTKNLPFHMQITQAIVLAAGLGTRLRPLTNHTAKPALTVGGIPILYYNLALLQQYGVKNIVINLHHRPESIRKILSAGGGPASGWRRLRMTSINISFSQEKTLLGTGGGIVKAARLFKTEPFLVLNGDILTNINLAKLIETHFKKQALATLAIVGPDQAKVANYIHYNARGQVLGIGPRDCFADARNDIGLSLRASAKQSRHGIFSGVSIIDPKLLTYFGKKKIGCLIRDLILPAIQDQQKISTYHHKGFWCDLGDLATLKKVNAALGKFNVGQAFQLNDH from the coding sequence ATGATGACGAAGAATCTTCCATTTCATATGCAAATCACTCAAGCCATTGTTTTAGCAGCCGGCCTTGGGACCCGCTTAAGACCCTTAACTAATCATACAGCTAAACCCGCATTAACCGTAGGTGGAATCCCTATCCTTTATTATAATTTGGCTCTCTTGCAACAATATGGCGTTAAAAACATCGTCATCAACTTGCACCATCGTCCAGAATCTATAAGGAAGATTCTTTCCGCCGGAGGCGGACCAGCCTCTGGCTGGCGCAGACTCAGAATGACATCCATTAATATCTCCTTTTCCCAAGAGAAAACTTTGTTAGGCACCGGTGGTGGGATTGTAAAGGCAGCTCGCCTATTCAAAACTGAGCCTTTTCTAGTGCTCAATGGTGACATTCTCACCAATATTAACTTAGCAAAACTCATCGAGACTCATTTTAAAAAGCAGGCCTTAGCCACTTTGGCCATTGTTGGCCCTGACCAAGCTAAAGTCGCCAATTATATTCATTATAATGCAAGGGGTCAGGTCTTAGGGATTGGCCCTCGAGATTGCTTCGCAGACGCTCGCAATGACATCGGTCTGTCATTGCGAGCGTCCGCGAAGCAATCTCGTCACGGAATTTTTTCCGGAGTTTCAATCATTGATCCAAAACTACTTACTTATTTTGGCAAAAAGAAAATTGGCTGTCTCATTCGCGATTTAATTTTGCCCGCCATTCAAGACCAACAAAAAATTAGCACCTATCATCATAAGGGATTTTGGTGTGATCTTGGCGACCTAGCCACTTTGAAAAAAGTAAACGCCGCCCTGGGAAAATTCAACGTAGGCCAAGCTTTCCAGTTGAATGATCATTAG